A section of the Microbacterium sp. MM2322 genome encodes:
- the dprA gene encoding DNA-processing protein DprA: protein MLSVSPQERAARLEGLVSPDVVEDTDAVAHHYAHAAWSCLTEPGDGVAGALIAEMGVVDALETALGSGGRTTPALEAGRKRWQARVETIEDAFDRAKRAGARLIVPGSPEWPQRVDDLGVHAPRALWARGDLEALSRDRALALVGARAATGYGEHVTGELATHLARRGVTIVSGGAYGIDGMAHRGCLATGGTTVAALAGGVDRAYPAGHADLLGRIAQGPGVVIAEVPCGTPPTKWRFLQRNRLIAALSDATVVVEAGWRSGSLNTAGHASALGRPLGAVPGPVTSAASAGCHRLLREYDARCVTSADDACELLGTLGDERPTPTDRTDDRTRVLDALSARSPRSPDDLARRAGIAPDEVRGLLAMLELDGRVRRGSDGWRRVTSSS, encoded by the coding sequence GTGCTGAGCGTCAGCCCACAAGAGCGTGCTGCGCGCCTGGAGGGCCTCGTGTCGCCCGACGTGGTGGAAGACACGGATGCCGTCGCCCACCATTACGCGCACGCAGCCTGGTCATGCCTCACCGAACCCGGTGACGGCGTCGCGGGTGCGTTGATCGCCGAAATGGGAGTTGTGGATGCTCTCGAGACCGCGCTCGGCTCCGGCGGGAGGACGACCCCGGCCCTCGAGGCAGGCCGGAAGCGCTGGCAGGCGCGCGTGGAGACCATCGAGGACGCGTTCGACCGTGCGAAGCGCGCGGGAGCGCGGCTCATCGTGCCAGGGAGCCCGGAGTGGCCGCAGCGAGTCGACGACCTCGGCGTCCACGCTCCGCGAGCTCTGTGGGCCCGCGGCGACCTCGAGGCGTTGAGTCGCGACCGGGCACTCGCCCTCGTGGGCGCCCGCGCGGCTACGGGCTATGGGGAGCACGTCACGGGGGAGCTCGCGACGCACCTCGCCCGGCGGGGGGTGACGATCGTTTCGGGCGGTGCATACGGAATCGACGGCATGGCACACCGAGGATGCCTCGCCACCGGCGGCACGACAGTCGCCGCGCTCGCGGGCGGCGTCGATCGGGCGTATCCCGCTGGGCACGCCGACCTTCTCGGACGTATCGCCCAGGGACCGGGGGTGGTGATCGCCGAGGTGCCGTGCGGCACGCCGCCCACGAAGTGGCGCTTCTTGCAGCGCAATCGCTTGATCGCCGCCCTGAGCGATGCGACAGTCGTCGTCGAAGCGGGGTGGCGGAGCGGCTCCCTGAACACCGCCGGGCATGCATCGGCGCTCGGCCGTCCGCTCGGAGCTGTTCCCGGCCCGGTGACGAGTGCAGCATCCGCAGGGTGTCACCGGTTGCTCCGGGAGTACGACGCCCGCTGCGTCACCTCGGCCGACGACGCGTGCGAGCTTCTGGGCACACTGGGTGACGAGCGGCCGACACCCACCGACCGGACGGACGACCGGACCCGCGTGCTCGATGCGCTGAGCGCGCGCAGTCCGCGATCGCCGGACGACCTCGCCCGCCGCGCCGGCATTGCTCCCGACGAGGTCCGCGGCCTTCTCGCAATGCTCGAGCTCGACGGTCGGGTCAGGCGCGGCTCCGACGGGTGGCGGCGAGTGACGTCCTCGAGCTGA
- a CDS encoding YifB family Mg chelatase-like AAA ATPase: MSLGRTWSVVLTGLVGDIVEVEADLSNQIPGFSIIGLADKALGEAQQRVHNACANSDLPLPRRHVTVNLSPANLPKRGSALDVAVAIAAVATEAPLDRQSLAETVHLGELGLDGRLRPVSGVLPAVMAAARAGFRRVIVPHGNLPEAELVEGIEVRGAVSLRDVARAHGLDVPDVVTDPVPAPGDAASDDVQVPDLADVIGQRDAVDALVVAAAGGHHILMSGPPGSGKTMLAKRLPGLLPDLDDETALQVASIRSLAGLAVTTLQRRPPFEAPHHTASAVALVGGGSRTVQPGAIARASGGVLFLDEAGEFSSHALDALRQPLESGRIEIHRVGFRAVLPARFQLVVATNPCPCGNYGVPGGVCSCPSLAIRRYLGRLSGPLIDRIDIELGLQRVSGTHSVTAGLTTDEARGRVAGARERAARRLVDTPWQTNSEVEGTWLRSGPLRPDPTITRPLDEALHRGSLTLRGYDRVLRVAWTLADLAGRDLPNAADVGGALYLKRGASPC, translated from the coding sequence ATGAGCCTCGGGCGAACCTGGTCGGTCGTTCTCACCGGTCTGGTGGGTGACATCGTCGAGGTCGAGGCTGACCTGTCCAATCAGATTCCCGGCTTCTCGATCATCGGGCTCGCCGACAAGGCGCTCGGGGAAGCTCAACAGCGCGTCCACAACGCGTGTGCGAACAGTGACCTGCCGCTCCCGCGACGTCATGTCACCGTCAACCTGTCGCCGGCGAACCTCCCGAAGCGTGGATCCGCGCTCGACGTGGCCGTCGCCATCGCTGCGGTAGCCACGGAAGCCCCTCTCGACCGGCAGTCGCTCGCCGAGACCGTTCATCTCGGCGAGCTCGGGCTCGATGGGCGACTTCGACCGGTCTCAGGGGTGCTGCCCGCGGTGATGGCCGCGGCGAGAGCCGGCTTCAGACGGGTGATCGTGCCGCACGGCAATCTTCCCGAGGCGGAGCTGGTCGAGGGTATCGAGGTGCGGGGTGCGGTCAGCCTGCGCGATGTGGCCCGGGCGCACGGGCTCGATGTTCCCGACGTGGTCACGGATCCCGTGCCGGCGCCGGGCGATGCGGCATCCGACGACGTCCAGGTCCCCGATCTTGCGGACGTGATCGGCCAGCGGGATGCCGTCGACGCGCTCGTGGTCGCCGCTGCAGGCGGGCACCATATCCTCATGAGCGGTCCACCCGGCTCCGGGAAGACGATGCTGGCCAAGCGCCTGCCGGGGCTTCTTCCCGATCTCGATGACGAGACGGCACTGCAGGTTGCATCGATCCGATCGCTCGCGGGCCTCGCCGTGACGACTCTGCAGCGTCGGCCCCCATTCGAGGCGCCCCACCACACGGCCTCCGCGGTAGCCCTTGTGGGCGGCGGGAGCCGTACGGTGCAGCCCGGCGCGATCGCGCGCGCGAGTGGTGGCGTGCTCTTCCTCGACGAGGCGGGCGAGTTCAGCAGTCACGCGCTCGACGCCCTCCGGCAACCGCTCGAGTCCGGTCGCATCGAGATCCACAGAGTCGGATTCCGAGCGGTGCTCCCGGCACGGTTTCAACTCGTTGTGGCGACCAACCCCTGCCCATGCGGCAACTACGGCGTACCGGGCGGCGTGTGCTCGTGTCCGTCGCTCGCGATCCGTCGCTACCTCGGCCGACTCTCCGGACCCCTGATCGACCGGATCGACATCGAGCTCGGCCTCCAGCGTGTGTCCGGTACGCACAGCGTTACGGCGGGGCTGACGACCGACGAGGCGCGCGGGCGCGTCGCAGGTGCCCGTGAACGGGCGGCCCGTCGTCTGGTCGACACGCCGTGGCAGACGAACAGCGAGGTCGAAGGGACATGGCTCCGATCCGGACCACTCCGCCCCGACCCGACCATCACTCGTCCGCTCGACGAGGCGCTCCACCGCGGCTCTCTCACCCTGCGGGGGTACGACCGTGTCCTCCGCGTCGCATGGACGCTCGCGGACCTCGCCGGGAGAGATCTTCCCAATGCTGCCGACGTCGGGGGCGCGCTGTACCTGAAGCGCGGAGCCTCGCCGTGCTGA
- a CDS encoding YraN family protein produces MAAKDDLGRAGEQRAEMHLRAQGYRILDRNWRSHSGEIDIVAARDGDLVIVEVKTRRGEWFGHPFAAVHARKRDRLWRLGAAWVVAHPDAARGRRLRLDVIGITGPDPESAVVEHLEDLR; encoded by the coding sequence ATGGCAGCGAAAGACGACCTCGGCCGAGCGGGTGAGCAGCGCGCGGAGATGCATCTCCGCGCCCAGGGATATCGGATTCTCGATCGGAATTGGCGCAGTCACAGCGGTGAGATCGACATCGTCGCAGCGCGCGACGGCGACCTCGTCATCGTCGAGGTCAAGACACGGCGCGGGGAGTGGTTCGGTCACCCGTTCGCAGCGGTGCACGCGCGTAAGCGAGACCGGCTGTGGCGACTCGGTGCCGCGTGGGTGGTGGCCCACCCGGATGCCGCCCGCGGGCGGCGGCTGAGGCTCGATGTGATCGGCATCACGGGACCCGATCCCGAGTCCGCCGTCGTCGAGCACCTCGAGGACCTCCGATGA
- a CDS encoding DUF2469 family protein — MDDEVFEDYDRELELALYKEYRDVVGQFQYVIETERRFYLANEVNVVRRDTEHDFYFEISMNDVWVWDIYRADRFVKSVRVLTFKDVNVEELQRRDFQLPEELSLDG, encoded by the coding sequence ATGGATGACGAAGTCTTCGAGGACTACGACCGCGAGCTCGAGCTGGCCCTGTACAAGGAGTACCGCGACGTCGTCGGTCAGTTCCAGTACGTGATCGAGACCGAGCGCCGGTTCTACCTCGCCAACGAGGTCAATGTCGTCCGTCGCGACACCGAGCACGACTTCTACTTCGAGATCTCGATGAACGACGTGTGGGTGTGGGACATCTACCGCGCGGATCGATTCGTGAAATCCGTCCGCGTCCTCACTTTCAAGGACGTGAACGTCGAAGAGCTGCAGCGCCGCGATTTCCAACTTCCCGAGGAGCTGTCGCTCGACGGCTGA
- a CDS encoding ribonuclease HII produces MMAVVPTLALERRLLREHALVIACDEVGRGALAGPVAVGAVAADAAFSRRRIPQGLRDSKLIVEPRRADVAERARAWVPAHAVGWASAQEVDDVGIMRALGLAAVRAIEDLAAQGVDVGAAHVILDGNYDYITPVAAVARSVQPIVKADRDCASASAASVIAKVARDDHMTALDEHAPVYRWARNKGYASAEHRAAIECHGLSTHHRASWAIAAAPTLF; encoded by the coding sequence ATAATGGCCGTCGTGCCGACCCTCGCGCTCGAGCGGCGCCTGTTGCGAGAGCACGCCCTTGTCATCGCCTGCGACGAGGTCGGCCGGGGTGCGCTGGCAGGGCCCGTCGCTGTCGGCGCGGTGGCGGCGGATGCGGCCTTCAGCCGGCGACGGATCCCTCAGGGCCTTCGGGATTCCAAGCTCATCGTCGAGCCCCGGCGTGCCGACGTCGCCGAGCGTGCGCGCGCGTGGGTTCCCGCTCACGCTGTGGGGTGGGCATCGGCTCAAGAGGTCGACGATGTCGGCATCATGCGGGCGCTCGGACTCGCAGCCGTCCGTGCAATCGAAGACCTCGCGGCTCAAGGCGTCGATGTCGGGGCGGCGCACGTCATCCTCGACGGCAACTACGACTACATCACCCCGGTCGCCGCTGTGGCGCGGAGCGTCCAGCCCATCGTGAAGGCGGATCGGGATTGCGCATCGGCGTCGGCGGCATCCGTCATCGCGAAGGTCGCGCGCGACGATCACATGACTGCGCTCGATGAACACGCGCCGGTCTACCGGTGGGCGCGGAACAAGGGGTACGCCAGTGCGGAGCATCGCGCTGCCATCGAGTGCCACGGTTTGAGCACGCATCACCGGGCATCGTGGGCGATCGCCGCGGCCCCGACGCTGTTCTAG
- the lepB gene encoding signal peptidase I, whose protein sequence is MTTDSPSPAFDSDTSARSRRGPWPFIRDVLVILLVAILVSFLVKTFLVRSFYIPSGSMERTLLKGDRILVDELTPRFGGYERGDVVVFRDPGGWLPTTYQPEQPPLTAAVDWLGSLVGLTASDSEDHLIKRIIGLPGDHVVCCNAIGQVTVNDVPIDETPYLDLGPSQSAPGEFDYDVTVPEGSIWVLGDNRDNSQDSRYQQEQPGRGFVPIDNIVGRAFLITWPFDRFGMIDSHHDVFTGVPAP, encoded by the coding sequence ATGACCACCGACTCCCCGTCGCCCGCTTTCGACAGCGACACCAGCGCCCGTTCCCGCCGCGGGCCGTGGCCGTTCATCCGCGACGTGCTCGTCATCCTGCTGGTCGCGATTCTCGTGTCCTTCCTCGTCAAGACGTTCCTCGTTCGGTCGTTCTACATCCCCTCCGGCTCGATGGAGCGGACGCTCCTCAAGGGCGACCGGATACTCGTCGACGAGTTGACCCCCCGGTTCGGCGGCTACGAGCGAGGTGACGTCGTCGTCTTCCGCGACCCCGGGGGGTGGCTTCCGACGACGTACCAACCCGAGCAGCCTCCGCTGACGGCGGCGGTGGATTGGCTCGGGTCGCTCGTGGGGCTCACCGCGTCGGACAGTGAGGACCACCTCATCAAGCGGATCATCGGCCTGCCGGGTGACCATGTCGTCTGTTGCAATGCGATCGGACAGGTGACGGTGAACGACGTGCCGATCGACGAGACCCCCTACCTCGACCTCGGCCCGTCGCAATCGGCTCCCGGCGAGTTCGACTACGACGTCACCGTCCCGGAAGGATCGATCTGGGTGCTGGGGGACAACCGCGACAACTCTCAGGACTCGCGCTATCAGCAGGAGCAGCCGGGGCGGGGCTTCGTCCCGATCGACAACATCGTCGGTCGCGCATTCCTCATCACCTGGCCGTTCGACCGCTTCGGGATGATCGACTCGCACCACGACGTGTTCACCGGGGTTCCGGCGCCATAA
- the rplS gene encoding 50S ribosomal protein L19, producing the protein MQILDSVDAASLRSDIPVFNAGDNVKVHVNITEGNRSRIQVFQGVVIGRSGDGVRETFTVRKISFQVGVERTFPVHSPVIDHIEVVTRGDVRRAKLYYLRELRGKKAKIKEKRDR; encoded by the coding sequence ATGCAGATCCTCGACTCCGTCGACGCAGCCTCGCTGCGGTCCGACATTCCCGTCTTCAACGCGGGTGACAACGTGAAGGTCCACGTCAACATCACCGAGGGCAACCGCTCGCGCATCCAGGTTTTCCAGGGTGTCGTGATCGGTCGTTCGGGTGACGGCGTCCGCGAGACTTTCACGGTTCGCAAGATCAGCTTCCAGGTGGGCGTCGAGCGCACCTTCCCGGTGCACAGCCCCGTGATCGACCACATCGAGGTCGTCACGCGCGGTGACGTGCGTCGCGCGAAGCTTTACTACCTCCGCGAGCTCCGCGGCAAGAAGGCCAAGATCAAGGAGAAGCGCGACCGCTAA
- a CDS encoding MFS transporter permease, whose amino-acid sequence MPLRRGFFFWLLPSAVILPLWLLIGWIVSDAGGWALAWVLIIAIPSVLVGQLVLTLLIRSRGTVRHTRTVSWWDAAGVGLWHVLTIAVGFFNRDWFWPLLIAATVVFLAVFWSSLRQLLQEASPSVILRRYTAAADRGRADPSVVVLEEKRDPLL is encoded by the coding sequence ATGCCTCTGCGTCGCGGATTCTTCTTCTGGCTCCTTCCGAGCGCGGTCATCCTGCCGCTGTGGCTCCTCATCGGATGGATCGTGTCGGACGCGGGTGGGTGGGCTCTGGCCTGGGTCCTGATCATCGCCATCCCGTCCGTGCTCGTGGGGCAGCTCGTCCTCACTCTCCTCATCCGTTCTCGCGGGACCGTCCGCCACACCCGCACGGTGTCGTGGTGGGATGCCGCGGGCGTCGGCCTCTGGCATGTTCTGACGATCGCCGTCGGGTTCTTCAACCGGGACTGGTTCTGGCCGCTGCTGATCGCGGCGACGGTCGTGTTCCTCGCCGTGTTCTGGTCGTCGCTGCGTCAGCTGCTGCAGGAGGCCAGCCCGTCCGTCATCCTCCGTCGCTACACGGCGGCCGCCGATCGGGGGCGCGCCGACCCCTCGGTCGTGGTCTTGGAGGAGAAGCGCGACCCGCTGCTCTGA
- the trmD gene encoding tRNA (guanosine(37)-N1)-methyltransferase TrmD → MRIDVVTIFPAFFDVLEVSLLGRARGAGLLDIRVHDLRDHATDRHRTVDDTPYGGGAGMVMKPEPWALALDEIAARDEQDAGDAASGPLFVFPSPAGERFTQSTAREWSAEPHLVFGCGRYEGIDERVFAYAATIGRVRLVSLGDYVLNGGEVAAMAMIEAVGRLVPGVVGNPESLVEESHEDGLLEYPSYTKPASWRGYDVPDVLLSGHHGRVADWRREQQLERTRTRRPDLLAD, encoded by the coding sequence GTGCGCATCGACGTCGTCACGATCTTCCCCGCCTTCTTCGACGTCCTCGAAGTCTCACTGCTCGGCCGCGCGCGCGGCGCCGGGCTCCTCGACATCCGGGTCCACGACCTCAGAGACCACGCGACCGACCGGCACCGCACCGTCGACGACACGCCCTACGGCGGAGGCGCGGGCATGGTCATGAAACCGGAGCCCTGGGCGCTCGCCCTCGATGAGATCGCAGCCCGCGATGAGCAGGATGCGGGTGACGCGGCATCCGGACCGCTCTTCGTCTTCCCGTCGCCTGCGGGGGAGCGCTTCACGCAATCCACGGCACGCGAGTGGAGCGCCGAACCGCACCTCGTCTTCGGATGCGGACGGTATGAAGGAATCGACGAGCGGGTGTTCGCCTACGCCGCGACGATCGGGCGCGTGCGTCTGGTCAGCCTCGGAGATTACGTCCTGAACGGCGGCGAGGTCGCGGCGATGGCGATGATCGAAGCAGTGGGACGCCTCGTACCCGGCGTGGTCGGAAACCCCGAGAGTCTCGTCGAGGAGTCCCACGAGGATGGTCTCCTCGAGTACCCCTCGTACACCAAGCCGGCCTCGTGGCGAGGCTACGACGTCCCTGATGTCCTTCTCAGCGGCCATCACGGACGCGTGGCGGACTGGCGGCGCGAGCAGCAACTCGAGCGAACCCGCACCCGTCGGCCTGACCTCCTCGCCGACTGA
- the rimM gene encoding ribosome maturation factor RimM (Essential for efficient processing of 16S rRNA) produces the protein MSAQSARTQLRVGRLVKAHGLKGALKLELFTDDPDGRFVPGAVFTLQVPESSPWHGKTVTIKEFKWMNSHPVVFLDGIDDRSGAESIVRAILWVDQDSAAPVVEDDAWYDHQLVGLDVVRDGAVVGRVARVDHFPAQDLLSVQLTGEGDREVLVPFVKAIVPEVDMAARRLVVTPPAGLFEDLPSDDDAPDESGDEDSVGS, from the coding sequence GTGTCGGCACAGTCGGCCCGCACGCAGTTGCGCGTCGGGCGCCTCGTCAAAGCGCACGGCCTCAAAGGCGCCCTGAAGCTCGAGCTCTTCACCGATGACCCCGACGGGCGTTTCGTCCCCGGTGCGGTCTTCACTCTGCAGGTCCCGGAGTCCTCGCCGTGGCACGGCAAGACGGTGACCATCAAAGAGTTCAAATGGATGAACTCCCACCCCGTGGTCTTTCTGGACGGGATCGATGACCGCTCTGGTGCGGAGTCGATCGTGCGGGCGATTCTCTGGGTCGATCAGGACTCCGCTGCACCGGTCGTCGAAGACGACGCCTGGTACGACCACCAGCTCGTCGGGCTCGACGTCGTACGCGACGGCGCCGTCGTCGGTCGGGTGGCACGCGTCGATCACTTCCCGGCTCAGGACCTCCTGAGCGTCCAACTCACCGGTGAAGGGGACCGCGAGGTCCTCGTGCCCTTCGTGAAGGCGATCGTTCCCGAGGTCGACATGGCGGCGCGCCGTCTCGTCGTCACTCCGCCCGCCGGGCTGTTCGAAGACCTGCCGTCCGACGACGACGCGCCGGACGAGTCCGGCGACGAGGATTCCGTCGGGTCCTGA
- a CDS encoding RNA-binding protein, which produces MLAAALEHIVKGIVDHPDDVTIASSTSPRGEVLEVRVHPDDRGRVIGRGGRTAKALRTLISALADGTRVRVDVADD; this is translated from the coding sequence TTGCTGGCCGCCGCGCTCGAACACATCGTCAAGGGGATCGTCGATCACCCGGACGACGTCACCATCGCCTCCAGCACGTCGCCCCGCGGCGAGGTGCTCGAAGTGCGTGTGCACCCCGATGACCGGGGTCGTGTGATCGGGCGCGGCGGGCGCACGGCGAAAGCTCTGCGCACCCTCATCTCCGCCTTGGCCGACGGCACGCGGGTCCGCGTCGACGTCGCGGACGACTGA
- the rpsP gene encoding 30S ribosomal protein S16 — protein MAVKIRLKRLGKIRAPYYRIVVADSRTKRDGRVIEEIGKYHPTEQPSFIEVDSERAQYWLSVGAQPTEQVAAILKLTGDWGKFKGDKDAVSTVKTREPKAPFEIDSSKKSVVKPKAEKKADALAAEAADDATESE, from the coding sequence GTGGCTGTCAAGATCCGTTTGAAGCGTCTCGGTAAGATCCGTGCGCCCTACTACCGCATCGTCGTCGCCGATTCGCGCACCAAGCGCGATGGTCGTGTCATCGAAGAGATCGGCAAGTACCACCCGACCGAGCAGCCCTCGTTCATCGAGGTCGACTCGGAGCGCGCGCAGTACTGGCTCTCCGTCGGCGCGCAGCCGACCGAGCAGGTCGCTGCGATCCTCAAGCTCACGGGCGACTGGGGCAAGTTCAAGGGCGACAAGGATGCCGTGTCGACCGTGAAGACCCGCGAGCCCAAGGCTCCGTTCGAAATCGACTCGTCGAAGAAGTCGGTCGTCAAGCCCAAGGCGGAGAAGAAGGCCGACGCGCTTGCCGCCGAGGCTGCTGACGACGCGACCGAGTCCGAGTAA
- a CDS encoding glutamate--cysteine ligase, with the protein MTVTFATSARSSVGIEWEIMLADGDTGDLVPAAPGILDQIEDQTRHERHTVTGELLTNTIEVTSGVGDTVAAAVDDIGDAIDLVRTVTDPQGVELLCAGSHPFARWYDQQVTDKTRYHKLIERTQWWGRNMMIWGIHVHVGVEDVSKVFPMINALSAYLPHLQALSASSPYWAGDRTGYASNRALVFQQLPTAGLPWPLESWAEYEAYLGDMERTGVMADATEVRWDIRPAPRWGTIEIRACDGMSTLPELAAVAALVQVLAEHFSRMLDEGKTLPTIQPWFVRENKWRAARYGLDAEVIVDREGRQRPVAEHLREVVESLSPIAAELHCAKEFAEVTQILDRGASYERQIRVADAADGDLREVVRHLIREFRGGPTLREFVSVG; encoded by the coding sequence ATGACGGTGACCTTCGCCACATCCGCCCGTTCGTCCGTCGGGATCGAGTGGGAAATCATGCTGGCCGACGGGGATACCGGTGATCTGGTCCCGGCGGCACCCGGAATCCTCGATCAGATCGAGGACCAGACCCGCCACGAGCGTCACACCGTCACCGGTGAGCTCCTCACCAACACGATCGAAGTCACGAGCGGCGTCGGCGACACCGTCGCGGCCGCCGTCGACGACATCGGCGACGCAATCGACCTGGTGCGCACCGTCACCGACCCCCAGGGTGTCGAGCTCCTCTGCGCCGGCAGCCACCCGTTCGCGCGGTGGTACGACCAGCAGGTCACCGACAAGACGCGCTACCACAAGCTCATCGAGCGCACCCAGTGGTGGGGGCGCAACATGATGATCTGGGGCATCCACGTCCACGTAGGTGTGGAGGACGTCTCGAAGGTCTTCCCGATGATCAATGCGCTCTCGGCGTACCTGCCTCACCTGCAGGCGCTCTCGGCCTCGAGCCCGTACTGGGCTGGCGACCGGACCGGCTACGCATCCAACCGCGCTCTCGTTTTCCAGCAGCTTCCGACCGCGGGCCTCCCCTGGCCCTTGGAGTCCTGGGCCGAGTACGAGGCTTACCTCGGCGACATGGAGCGCACCGGAGTCATGGCGGATGCGACGGAGGTCCGGTGGGACATCCGGCCGGCCCCGCGGTGGGGCACGATCGAGATCCGCGCCTGTGACGGGATGTCGACCCTTCCCGAGCTGGCGGCCGTCGCCGCACTGGTACAGGTGCTCGCGGAGCATTTCTCGCGCATGCTCGACGAAGGCAAGACGCTGCCCACGATCCAGCCGTGGTTCGTGCGGGAGAACAAGTGGCGTGCCGCCCGCTACGGCCTCGACGCCGAGGTGATCGTCGACCGCGAGGGACGCCAGCGCCCCGTGGCCGAGCACCTGCGGGAGGTCGTCGAATCCCTCTCCCCCATCGCGGCGGAGCTCCACTGCGCGAAGGAGTTCGCCGAGGTGACGCAGATCCTCGATCGAGGTGCAAGCTACGAACGTCAGATCAGGGTGGCCGATGCCGCCGACGGCGATCTCCGCGAAGTGGTGAGGCACCTCATCCGCGAGTTCCGCGGCGGACCCACTCTCCGCGAGTTCGTCTCCGTCGGCTGA
- the ffh gene encoding signal recognition particle protein produces MATFGTLSDRLTETFRNLRTKGKLTPADIDGTVREIRRALLDADVALQVVKEFTGKVRERALGDEVNRALNPAQQVVQIVNEELVAILGGQQRRLQFAKQPPTVIMLAGLQGSGKTTFAGKLAKQLEKDGHTPLLVACDLQRPNAVNQLTVVAERAGAAIYAPEPGNGVGDPVKVARDGVEHARRQQFDTVIIDTAGRLGVDAELMKQAADIRRATAPDEVLFVIDAMIGQDAVNTAKAFQDGVDFTGVVLSKLDGDARGGAALSVASVTGRPIIYASTGEGLDDLEAFHPDRMASRILDLGDILTLIEQAQQAFDEDEAQRVAQKLATEQFTLEDFLEQLQQVRKMGSMKKMLGMLPGMGQMKQQIESFDEREIDRTEAIIRSMTPGERRNPKVLNGSRRLRIARGSGMTVTDVNQLVQRFDQAAKMMKTVARGGVPSMPGMGAVGGKPGASSKRGKKQKSSGGSRSGNPAKRAAENAGITTADPASTGSGFGLGAPSQPTEADLAEIQKLFGKG; encoded by the coding sequence ATGGCTACCTTCGGCACGCTCTCCGATCGGCTCACAGAGACCTTCCGCAATCTGCGCACGAAGGGAAAGCTCACGCCCGCCGACATCGACGGGACCGTGCGGGAGATCCGTCGCGCCCTGCTCGACGCGGACGTTGCGCTCCAGGTCGTGAAGGAGTTCACCGGCAAGGTGCGCGAGCGCGCTCTGGGTGACGAGGTCAACCGAGCGCTGAACCCTGCCCAGCAGGTCGTACAGATCGTCAACGAAGAACTCGTCGCGATCCTCGGCGGTCAGCAGCGTCGGCTCCAGTTCGCGAAGCAGCCCCCGACGGTGATCATGCTCGCCGGGCTCCAGGGATCCGGTAAGACCACGTTCGCCGGCAAGCTCGCGAAGCAGCTCGAGAAGGACGGCCACACCCCCCTCCTGGTCGCCTGCGACCTCCAGCGCCCGAATGCGGTCAACCAGCTCACCGTCGTCGCCGAGCGCGCAGGGGCAGCCATCTACGCTCCCGAGCCGGGGAACGGCGTGGGGGATCCGGTCAAGGTCGCCCGCGACGGCGTGGAGCACGCCCGTCGCCAACAGTTCGACACGGTGATCATCGACACCGCCGGCCGACTCGGTGTCGACGCCGAACTGATGAAGCAGGCCGCTGACATCCGTCGTGCGACCGCGCCCGACGAGGTCCTGTTCGTCATCGACGCGATGATCGGTCAGGATGCCGTCAACACGGCGAAGGCGTTCCAGGACGGCGTCGACTTCACGGGTGTCGTCCTCTCCAAGCTGGACGGTGACGCGCGCGGTGGCGCGGCGTTGTCTGTCGCCTCGGTCACCGGTCGCCCCATCATCTACGCGTCCACGGGTGAAGGTCTCGACGACCTTGAGGCGTTCCACCCCGACCGCATGGCGAGCCGCATCCTCGATCTCGGTGACATCCTCACCCTCATCGAGCAGGCGCAGCAGGCCTTCGATGAGGACGAAGCCCAGCGGGTCGCGCAGAAGCTCGCAACCGAGCAGTTCACGCTCGAGGACTTCCTCGAGCAGCTTCAGCAGGTCCGCAAGATGGGCTCGATGAAGAAGATGCTCGGCATGCTTCCCGGAATGGGGCAGATGAAGCAGCAGATCGAGAGCTTCGACGAGCGCGAGATCGACCGTACCGAGGCGATCATCCGATCGATGACGCCGGGCGAACGACGGAACCCGAAGGTTCTGAACGGTTCGCGCCGCCTCCGCATCGCCCGTGGGTCGGGAATGACCGTCACCGATGTCAATCAGCTCGTGCAGCGGTTCGACCAGGCCGCGAAGATGATGAAGACGGTCGCCCGAGGCGGTGTTCCCTCCATGCCTGGGATGGGCGCGGTCGGCGGCAAGCCCGGTGCGTCGAGCAAGCGCGGAAAGAAGCAGAAGAGCAGCGGTGGCTCGCGGTCGGGCAACCCCGCGAAGCGCGCCGCTGAGAACGCCGGGATCACTACGGCCGACCCGGCATCCACCGGCTCCGGCTTCGGTCTCGGTGCGCCCTCGCAGCCCACCGAGGCGGATCTCGCCGAGATCCAGAAGCTCTTCGGCAAGGGCTGA